One Panicum virgatum strain AP13 chromosome 3N, P.virgatum_v5, whole genome shotgun sequence DNA segment encodes these proteins:
- the LOC120667908 gene encoding zinc finger MYM-type protein 1-like, with amino-acid sequence MHLIRLTTSIKAVRYLLNQGLAFRGHDESEESTNKGNFRELLQLLADGNDKVKEAISKAPKNNKMIAPEIQKDIAECFAEIIVKSVIEEIGGDVFCILVDESADVSGKEQMAIVLRYVDKLWEIKERLIAVVHVKETSASCLKANIDHVFAKYGLSFKQVRGQGYDGASNMRGEFNGLGALIMRENSSAYYIHCFAHQLQLVIVAVAKKNDDSSDFFDMVSLLLTVAGASCKRKDMIRESQQERVKKAIGSGQLSSGTGLNQEQALQRAGDTRWGSHYKTLKSLSNPYPEVIEVLHYVEKEGPNDAKRRQARGLLNYLKDFDFVFHLQLMLLILGHANSLSLTLQRKDKDILEAMLEVKLTKQKFQQIRDDGWDSLLEAIYSFCEEHDIPKVDMEEDYIDRHNPRKKTNRTNYQHYRYDCLNPIIDLQLAEFSDHFNEVNSKLLTQIAAFSPKNSFEAFKVESLMELAKSYPDDFNSTQLKDLGLELPIYIDNVRADERFANLDTISELAELMVRTKKDLAFSLVYRLLKLILVLPVATASVERCFSAMKIVKTILSNRIGDEFMSHCIICFVEQGFLATIPIKDVIVRFNTMEDRNRRG; translated from the exons ATGCATTTGATTCGATTGACGACTTCAATTAAAGCAGTCCGATACTTGTTGAATCAAGGTTTAGCTTTTCGTGGCCATGATGAATCAGAAGAGTCCACAAATAAGGGAAATTTTCGAGAGTTGTTACAACTTTTGGCAGATGGAAATGACAAGGTAAAGGAAGCAATAAGTAAGGCTCCAAAAAACAATAAGATGATAGCTCCTGAAATTCAAAAGGATATTGCAGAGTGTTTTGCTGAG ATCATAGTGAAATCTGTCATTGAAGAAATTGGTGGGGATGTCTTTTGCATATTAGTAGATGAATCAGCAGATGTTTCTGGTAAGGAACAAATGGCTATTGTTTTGCGATATGTTGATAAGCTCTGGGAAATAAAAGAGAGGCTTATTGCTGTGGTTCATGTGAAAGAGACATCAGCTTCTTGTCTTAAAGCTAACATCGATCATGTGTTTGCTAAATATGGATTGAGCTTCAAACAAGTTAGAGGACAAGGTTATGATGGAGCCAGCAACATGAGAGGTGAATTTAATGGTTTAGGGGCTTTAATCATGAGAGAAAATAGCTCTGCGTATTATATCCATTGCTTTGCCCATCAGCTGCAATTAGTCATTGTTGCAGTAGCTAAAAAGAATGATGATTCTAGTGATTTTTTTGACATGGTATCCCTATTGCTTACTGTGGCGGGGGCTTCTTGCAAACGTAAAGATATGATTCGAGAAAGTCAACAGGAGAGAGTGAAAAAAGCCATAGGCAGTGGACAACTTAGTAGTGGAACTGGATTAAATCAAGAACAGGCCCTTCAAAGAGCTGGAGACACACGTTGGGGTTCTCATTATAAAACCCTCAAGAGCCTTAGCAATCCGTACCCTGAAGTTATTGAAGTGCTCCATTATGTTGAAAAAGAAGGTCCAAATGATGCAAAGAGACGTCAAGCTCGTGGTCTCTTGAACTATCTCAAAGATTTTGATTTTGTGTTCCATTTACAGTTAATGCTGCTTATTCTAGGACATGCAAATTCTTTGTCACTAACATTGCAAAGGAAGGATAAAGACATCTTAGAGGCCATGTTAGAGGTGAAGTTAACCAAGCAAAAATTTCAGCAAATTAGAGATGATGGCTGGGACTCTTTATTGGAGGCCATATACTCCTTTTGTGAAGAACATGACATTCCTAAGGTTGATATGGAGGAGGACTATATTGATCGTCATAATCCAAGAAAAAAGACCAATCGCACCAACTATCAACATTATAGATATGATTGCTTGAATCCAATTATTGACTTGCAGCTTGCAGAGTTTAGTGACCATTTTAATGAGGTGAATTCTAAACTGCTTACTCAGATTGCTGCTTTCAGTCCCAAAAATTCTTTTGAGGCTTTCAAAGTTGAGAGCTTGATGGAGTTGGCTAAGTCGTACCCCGATGATTTTAATTCAACACAACTAAAGGATCTTGGACTTGAGCTTCCTATTTACATTGATAATGTGCGAGCTGATGAAAGATTTGCCAATTTGGATACTATTTCTGAACTTGCTGAGCTGATGGTGCGGACAAAAAAGGATCTTGCTTTTTCTTTGGTCTATCGGCTTCTCAAGTTAATACTAGTTCTTCCTGTTGCCACTGCATCAGTTGAGAGATGCTTTTCAGCAATGAAAATTGTGAAGACAATATTGTCAAATCGTATTGGTGATGAATTTATGAGTCATTGTATCATATGCTTTGTAGAACAAGGATTTCTAGCCACAATTCCAATCAAAGATGTAATTGTCCGCTTTAACACGATGGAGGACCGTAACCGTAGAGGGTAG